A window of Stenotrophomonas indicatrix genomic DNA:
CGCGTGCTGTGGGTGTGCGATGCGATGCACGGCAATACCGAAAGCACCGCCAACGGCTTCAAGACGCGGCGCTTCGACAACGTGCGTGGCGAGGTCGAGACGTCCTTCGACCTGCATGCGGCGGCAGGCACCCGTCTGGGCGGCGTGCATCTGGAGCTGACCGGTGAGGATGTGACCGAATGCACCGGCGGTGCGCGCGAACTGACCGAACGTGACCTGGAACGCGCCTATCGTTCGACCGTCGACCCGCGATTGAACTACGAGCAGTCGTTGGAGATCGCGATGGCGATCGTGCGCAAGCAGGAGCAAGTGCGGTAAGTGTGTTTCGGCAGGGCTGCGCCCTGCACCTGCAGAGGCCACTGCCAGAGCAACAGCAAGAGCGGCATTCCGTGGTTGGCGGGGCGGTGTCGGAGTGCGGGGACGCCGCAAGTACGTCCCTGTAGGCTTGGCAGCCGCATCCATGCGGCTGACACCCCGCACTCCGACACCGCCCCGCCTCTGACAGATTTCCGGTGGCGGTTGGCCCATCTGTGCTTCGCTTGGATCAAATCCAATCGAAATCGAATATTTCGACAATTGAACGAAGAGCATCCACGCATGGCGTGGATCTACGTGTCGACCAAGGTCGACACCCACCAAGAGCAGGCCATGACATTCCGACAGATCGCGGGAAATTGTCGGAGGCGGGGAGGGGGCAGATGGCGGGGGCGTGAGCGCCATGGATGGCGCGACCGAGCTTACAGGGACGTACTTGCAGCGTCCCCCGCCATCTGTCCCCTCCCCGCCATCCCACGGAATGCAGGCTGTTGCTGTTGCTGTTGCTGTTGCTGTTGAGGTTGCCGGCCAGCGGCCGGCACTACCGCGGGTGCAGGGCGCAGCCCTGCCGAACACCCCCGCCTACATTCTGCTTACGAACGACTGACATTGTGCTCATGGTGCATGGGCCACGCTGTAGCTCGGTGTTTACAGCGAGGATGCATGGTGGTCTGGCAACAGCTGCAGCAGTACCTGTGGCCTATCGGCAGCGCCCTGGTGGTTGGCGGCCTGGGGGCTTGGGCCGTACTGGCCCTGTACCGCCGCCTGCGCGGGCGCGACCGGCGCCGTGCGCGCATCGGCCGGGTGATCGGACCGCCGCTGGCCCTTGCACTGCCCGTGCTGTTGCTGGTGCCGGCGCTGCAGACCACGCCATTGCCGGAACACACGCTCGATCAACTGCTGCGCGTGCTGCACATCGCCCTGACCGCCTGCTTCATCTGGTTGCTGGTTCGCGGCGTTGCGGCGGGTGAGCGGGCGATCCTGCGCAGCCACCCGATCGATGTGTCGGACAACCTTGAAGCGCGCCGCATCCAGACCCAGACGCGAGTGCTCAGCCGCGTGCTGATGGGCGGCATCATCGTGCTCGGTGCTTCGCTGGTACTGCTGACCTTCCCGATGGTGCAGAAGATCGGCACCGCACTGTTGGCGTCGGCGGGCCTGATCGGCCTGGTGGCGGGTATCGCCGCCAAACCGGTGTTCGGCAATCTGATCGCCGGCCTGCAGATCGCGGTGACCCAGCCGATCCGACTCGATGACGTGGTGATCGTCGAGGGCGAATGGGGGCGCATCGAAGAGATCGGCAGCAGCTACGTGGTAGTGCGCATCTGGGATGAGCGGCGGATGGTGGTGCCGCTGACGTGGTTCATCGAGCACCCGTTCCAGAACTGGACACGACGCAGTGCCGACCTGCTGGGTACGGCCTTCCTGTGGCTGGACTACCGTGCGCCGATCGCGGCGATACGTGCCGAGCTGGAACGCATCTGCCAGGGCCAGCCGCTGTGGGATGGACGGGTGTGCGTGACGCAGGTGACCGAGACCAGCGAGCGCGCGATCCAGGTGCGGCTGCTGGTCAGCGCGCGCAGTTCCGGTGATGCATTCGACCTGCGCTGCCTGGTGCGCGAACGCATGCTGGATTTCCTCGCACGCGAACATCCGCAATCGTTGCCGCAGGTGCGCGCGCGCCTGCAGCGGGACGATGAGCTGGATATGCCGCGGATGCGGCGTGCAGGCAGCGCCGATGTGCGTTCACCCGGTGCGGAGGATGGTGAGGCGGCCATCGCACCGGCGGAGCCGCGCCCGGAATGGTAGCGCCGGGCCATGCCCGGCGGATTGCAGAGTGCCGCTGCGCTCGCCGGGCACGGCCCGGCGCTACCATCCATTGGATCAGGGGTCGCCGGATTCGATCAAGGTATCGGTATCGAAGTGCGGTGGGCGCCGGGCGCGCGTGCGCTGCTCATACGCGTAGGCCATCTCGATCAGCTTCGGCTCGCTCCAGGCCGTGCCCATGAACAACAGCCCCGCCGGCAGGCCATCGATCTGGCCCATCGGCACGCTCAGGCTGGGGTAGCCGGCGACGGCGGCGACGCTGTAGCTCTCGCCGGGGAAGTCATCGCCGGTGCTGCGCAGGGGCCAGGCCACACCGGTCGTCGGTGCGACCAGCGCATCCAGCTTCTGCGATGCCAGCACGGCGTCGATGCCTTCCGGGCCCGCCAGTCGCCGCGCATCGCTGCGCGCGCGGATGTAGACGGGATCGCCCAGGCCTGGAGTCGCTTGGGCTTCCAGCAGCAGCTCCTGGCCGAACAGCCCCAGTTCCTGGCCCTTGTGCGCCTCGTTGAAGGCGATCAGCCCGGCCAGGCTGCGCAGTGGCGCCTGGTAGGTGTTGAGGTAGCGCTCCAGACCCGCCTTGAATTCGTACAACAGCACGATGCGCTCGGCATCGGCCCAGGCGCCCTGGTTGGGTAGTTCCACCGGTACCACCACGGCGCCGGCGCGGCGTAGTTCAGCGACAGCCTGTTCAACCAGCGGTGGCATCCCGCGATACTTCAGCAATGGTGTCTGCAGCAGGCCGATGCGCTTGCCGCGCAGGCCCTGCGGATCCAGCCGTGCGGTGTAGTCGTAGACTGCGCGGCCGGGCATGGTCGCAGTGGCGGGATCGGCGTCATCGCGGCCAGCGATCGCGGTCAGCACGGCGGCGGCGTCGGCGACGCTGCGGGTCATCGGGCCTGCGGTGTCCTGGCTGAAGGAGATCGGGATGATGCCTTCGCGGCTGACCAGGCCGACGGTCGGTTTCAGGCCGACCACGCCGTTGATCGCTGCGGGGCAGACGATGCTGCCATCGGTTTCAGTGCCGATGGCCACGCTGGCCAGGTTGGCGGCCACGGCCACCGCGCTGCCGCTGCTGGAGCCGCAGGGGGAATGACTGAGGCGGTAGGGATTGCGGGTCTGTCCGCCGCGCGCGCTCCAGCCGGAGATGGAGTCGTTGCCGCGGAAGTTGGCCCACTCGCTGAGGTTGGTCTTGCCCAGCACCACTGCGCCCGCTTCGCGCAGGCGCCGGACCAGGTAGGCATCGCCGGGGCGGAAGCCCTGCAGGGCCAGCGAGCCGGCACTGGTGGCCATCGGTGCGGCGTTGATGTTGTCCTTCAGCAGGATCGGGATGCCATGCAGGGGGCCGCGCAGGCGGCCGGCACGGCGCTCCTGGTCGCGCTGTGCGGCTTCCTTGAGGGCATCGGGGTTGAGTTCGATCACCGCGCGCAGGCGTGGCCCGGTGCGGTCCAGGGCAGCGATGCGCTTGAGGTAGGCGCCGGTCAGGGTGACGCTGTCGAGCTCACCGGCGACCATCCGCGCCTGCAGGTCGGAAACTTCGGTCTCGGCGTAGGGGAAAGGCATAGAGCTGTTGCCGGGTTCACCGGCATGCGCGGTGGACGCGGCCGGGCTGCAGCCGGCAGCGAGCCCCGCAGGCAACGCGGCGATCAGGAAGGACAGGAGGGGCGGCAAGGACAGGCGCATGGGGCAGCTTCGACGGCTCCGATCCCCAGTGTAGCGGCTGCTCAGCGGCGGCGCTTGCGCAGGTCGCGCGCCAGCACGTAGACGACGATCAGGTTGATCGCCAGCACCATCCACGAGGCCCAGCCGGGATGGCGGACGATCGCGTAGATATCGAAGGGCAGGTAGATGGAGGCGGTCAGGCAGCCCAGCCAGGAAGCCCATGCCTTGGCTTTCCAGAGGCCCCAGGCCTCGACCAGGTGCAGCAGGCCGTAGCCGATCATCGCCGCCGCAGCCAGGTGCACCGCGTCGGGACTGATTGCATTCAACAGCGAGGGCAGGGTGCCGTGATCCGGGTCCAGGCTGAAACGCCGGATCAGGGCATTGACGCCGTCGCGAAGCGGCTGCGGGCCGAGGATTTCCAGCCCGGTGGCCGCCAACAACGCCAGCATCGCCTTGCTCGCTTCGAGCAAGGCGATGACATGGAGGCCCGGATGCCGGTGTGGATCCGGGTTGTAGCCGTTCTGGCTCACGGTTCGCTGGATCAGCCGCCGCGCGAGTTCTTCTTGCGGTCGCTTTCGGTCAGGAACTTCTTGCGCAGACGGATCTCCTTCGGGGTGATCTCGACCAGCTCGTCGTCTTCGATGAAGTCCAGGGCCTGTTCCAGCGAGTACTTGATCGCCGGGGTCAGCTGGATCGCATCGTCCTTGCCCGAAGCGCGCATGTTGGTCAGCGGCTTGGTCTTGATCGCGTTGACGGTCAGGTCGTTGTCCTTGGAGTGGATGCCGACCAGCTGACCTTCATACACGTTGTCGCCTTCAGCAGCGAACAGCTTGCCGCGTTCCTGCAGCGGGCCCAGCGAGTACGCGGGGGTGGTGCCCGGCGCATTGGCGATCATCACACCGTTGATGCGCTTGGCGATGGCGCCCTGTTCCTTCGGACCGTAATGGTCGAACACGTGGAACAGCAGGCCCGAGCCCTGGGTGAGGGTCTTGAACTCGTTCTGGAAGCCGATCAGGCCACGGGCCGGGATCTGGTATTCCAGGCGGACACGGCCCTTGCCGTCCGATTCCATGTTCTTCAGCTGGCCCTTGCGGGTGCCCAGCTTTTCCATCACGCCGCCCTGGTGGACTTCTTCGATGTCCACCACCAGCTGCTCGATCGGCTCCATGGCCTGGCCGTCGATCTGCTTGATGATCACTTCCGGGCGCGACACGGCCAGCTCGTAGCCTTCACGACGCATGTTCTCGATCAGCACCGACAGGTGCAGTTCGCCACGGCCGGAGACCAGGAACTTGTCGGCGTCTTCCAGCTGTTCGACCTTCAGGGCCACGTTGTGGACCTGCTCGCGGTCCAGACGGTCCTTGATCTGGCGGCTGGTCAGGAACTTGCCACCGGACAGGTCCTTGTTGCCGGCGAACGGCGAGTTGTTGACCTGGAAGGTCATCGAGATGGTCGGCTCGTCGACGGTCAGTGCCGGCAGGGCTTCCGGGGTTTCCGGGTGGCACAGGGTGTCGGAGATGGTCAGCTCCGGAATACCGGAGATGGCGACGATGTCACCGGCTTCGGCGGTATCCTGCTCGATGCGCTCCAGGCCCAGGAAGCCCAGCACCTGGGCGACCTTGCCGTTGCGCTTCTTGCCTTCACGGTCGATCACCGCGACCTGCATGTTCTTCTTCAGGGTGCCGCGCTGGATGCGGCCGATGCCGATCACGCCCACGAAGTTGTTGTAGTCCAGCTGGCTGATGCGCATCTGGAACGGACCTTCCGGGTCCACTTCCGGCTTCGGCGCGTGCTGCATGATCGCTTCGTACAGCGGGGTCATGTCGCCGTCGCGCACGGTGTCTTCCAGGCCGGCGTAGCCGTTCAGGGCCGAGGCGTAGACGATCGGGAAGTCCAGCTGCTCATTGGTGGCGCCGAGCTTGTCGAACAGGTCGAAGACCTGGTCGATCACCCACTCCGGACGCGAGCCCGGACGGTCGACCTTGTTGACCACGACGATCGGCTTGAAGCCCATCGCGAAGGCCTTCTGGGTGACGAAGCGGGTCTGCGGCATCGGGCCGTCCATCGCGTCGACCAGGATCAGCACGGTGTCGACCATCGACAGCACGCGCTCGACCTCGCCGCCGAAGTCGGCGTGTCCGGGGGTGTCGACGATGTTGATCCGGTTCTTGATACCGGTCTTCTTGTCTTCCCAGGTGATGGCGGTGTTCTTGGCCAGGATGGTGATGCCGCGTTCCTTTTCCTGGTCGTTGCTGTCCATCACGCGCTCGGCGAGGACGGTACGCTCGGACAGGGTGCCGGACTGCTTCAGCAGCTGGTCGACCAGGGTGGTCTTGCCATGGTCGACGTGAGCGACGATGGCGATGTTGCGAAGATTTTCGATGGACATACGAAAGGGGGCCAGTCGGCGCCGGATTTGGAAAAAGAAGTCCAACATTATACGGCCTAGATGACCATTCGCGAAAACTGTTGCTCAGGCCTTGCCACATGGGCATTCAGGTAGGGCCGGCCCACGGGCCGGCAGCCCCACGATCTCCGGCAGGATTTGCCTGGCTGCCGGCCAACGGCCGGCACTACCACCGTCCCTGGGCATTCAGCAAAGCGTTTCCCTGCCAGCGCGGAGGTGCCTGGGCGCGTGGCGACGCGTTTGTCCAACAGGCGCCCGTTGGTCAGGGGGCGCGGTGTATCCTTATGGGGCTGATTACACACCCCGCATCCCAAGGATCTGCATGTCCCTCATCGCCACTTTCGACACCACCCAGGGCCCGATCAAGGTCGAGCTGTTCGCCGACAAGGCGCCGCTGACGGTCGCCAACTTCGTGAACCTGGTCAAGCGCGGCTTCTATGACGGCCTGATCTTCCACCGCGTGATCCCCGATTTCATGATCCAGGGCGGCTGCCCGCAGGGTCGTGGCACCGGCGGCCCGGGCTACAAGTTCGAAGACGAGAAGAATGGTGTGAAGCACCAGATCGGCTCGCTGTCGATGGCCAACGCCGGCCCGAACACCAATGGCAGCCAGTTCTTCATCACCCACATCAAGACCGATTGGCTGGACGGCAAGCACACCGTGTTCGGCCAGGTCCTGGAAGGCCAGGCGATCGTTGATTCGGTCAAGCAGGGCGACGTGATCCATTCGATCACCCTGGAAGGCGACACCGACGCCGTGCTCGCCGCCCAGGCAGAGCGCGTGGGTGAGTGGAACAAGATCCTCGCCGCCTGATCCGCCTCCTACGGCCCCCTGCAGAGGGGGCCGTTTCCATGTTGCGGCCGCCCCGCCAGGCCTGTCCCCGCCCGCGCGGCCATCTCCCACAACGCTACTTAGCTTCTTAGCAGAGGAAATCCCCATGAAAGCACCTGTTCGTGTTGCCGTGACCGGCGCCGCCGGCCAGATCGGCTACGCCCTGCTGTTCCGTATCGCCTCCGGTGAAATGCTGGGCAAGGACCAGCCGGTCATCCTGCAGCTGCTGGAGCTGCCGGTCGACAAGGCCCAGGCCGCCCTGAAGGGCGTGATGATGGAACTGGAAGACTGCGCGTTCCCGCTGCTGGCCGGCATGGTCGGTACCGACGACGCCGAAGTCGCCTTCAAGGACGCCGACATCGCCCTGCTGGTCGGCGCACGTCCGCGCGGCCCGGGCATGGAGCGCAAGGATCTGCTGCTGGAAAACGCGAAGATCTTCACCGCCCAGGGCGCCGCACTGAACAAGGTCGCCAAGCGTGACGTGAAGGTGCTGGTGGTCGGCAACCCGGCCAACACCAACGCCTACATCGCCATGAAGTCGGCGCCGGACCTGAACCCGCGCAACTTCACCGCCATGCTGCGCCTGGACCACAACCGTGCACTGAGCCAGCTGTCGACCAAGCTCGGCAAGCCGGTCGCCGGCATGGAGAAGCTGGTGGTGTGGGGCAACCACAGCCCGACCATGTACCCGGACTACCGTTTCGCCACCGCCGATGGTGCGTCGATCGCCGATGCGATCAACGACCAGGAGTGGAATGCGAACACCTTCATCCCGACCGTCGGCAAGCGCGGCGCGGCGATCATCGAAGCCCGCGGCTCGTCCTCGGCAGCTTCGGCGGCCAACGCAGCGATCGACCACGTGCGTGACTGGGTGCTGGGCAGCAACGGCAAGTGGGTCACCATGGGCGTGCCGTCCGACGGTTCCTACGGCATTCCGGAAGGCGTGATCTTCGGCTTCGCGGTCACCACCGAGAACGGCGAGTACACCCTGGTCAAGGATCTGCCGGTCGACGACTTCAGCCAGAAGTACATCGACAAGACCCTGGCCGAGCTGGAAGAAGAGCGCGCCGGCGTCGCCCACCTGCTGGGTTGATGCGGTCGGTGCCGGCACCCTGCCGGCACCTTTTCCATCAGGGTAGGTTCCGGCCGTCGGCCGGTACGCAGGAAACGGGGAGGCTTCGGCTTCCCCGTTTTCGTATGGAGTACCTGGCAACGACATGATCCTTCTGCATTACATCGACGACGCGCTGCTGGTGGCCGAGAAGCCGGCCGGCCTGCTGTCCGTGCCCGGCCGCTCGGCGGAGAACCAGGACTGCGTGGTCGCACGGCTGCAGGTGGTGTATGCCGATGCGCTGACCGTGCATCGCCTGGACCAGGTCACCTCTGGCCTGCTGCTGCACGCGCGCGGCAAGGACATGCAGGTAGCGCTGTCGATGCAGTTCGAGAAGCGCCAGGTGGGCAAGCGTTATGAAGCCATCGTGCAGGGACTGCTGGAAGATGATGCCGGTGAAGTGGACCTGCCGCTGATCGTCGACTGGCCGAACCGGCCCAAGCAGATGGTCGACCACGAACGCGGCAAGCCGGCACTGACCCGATGGCGGGTACTGTCGCGTGACACCGAGGCGCAACGCACGCGCGTTGAACTGGAACCGGTCACCGGCCGCAGCCATCAGCTGCGCCTGCACATGGCCAGCCTGGGTCATCCGATCGTCGGCGACGTGCTGTATGGCGCAGAGGCCGCGCAGCGCGTGTGCCTGCATGCGCGGAAGCTGCAGTTCACTCATCCGGTGACGGGCGAGGCGCTCGCGTTCGAGTCTACGACTCCGTTCTAGAAGGGTAGGGTGTTCGGCAGGGCTGCGCCCTGCACCCTGCTACGAACCGAAGCAATGTCAAAAGCCAAGGCAGCTCTGGATTTCTGCGTGTTGGGCGGGGCGGTGTGGGTTGGCAGGACATGCCGTTAACCCATCCATGGGGGCTCGATGGCGCCATCCATGGCGCCAACGGTCCTGCCAACCCGCACCGCCCCGCCTTCGACAGATCTTCGGTGACGGATGGTCTATCCACGCTTTGCGATGGATCAAATCCATCGGAATCGAATATTTCGACAATTGAACGAAGAGCATCCACGCATGGCGTGGATCTACGTGTCGACCAAGGTCGACACCCACCAACAGCAGCGGGAAATTGTCGGAGGCGGGGAGGGGGCAGATGGCGGGGGCGTGAGCGCCATGGATGGCGCGACCGAGCTTACAGGGACGTACTTGCAGCGTCCCCCGCCATCTGCCCCCTCCCCGCCAAACCCGGAATCTGCCATTGCTGTTGCTTCGGCTGTTGCAGTTGTCATTGCCGTTGCCGTTGCTTCTGCGGGTGCAGGGCGCAGCCCTGCCGGCAACACACCCCCTACCAAGGTAGGGCGGCCCACGCGCCAGCGCCGGACTATGCTCGAAGCCATGACTTTGTCTGGGAGGGCTGCGTCATGAACTACGAGGAAACCTACCGCCGTTCGATCGACGAGCCGGAGGCATTCTGGGGCGAGGAAGCCAAGCGCATCCATTGGCACACGCCGCCGCAACAGGTGCTCGACTACAGCAACCCGCCGTTCCGGCGCTGGTTCGTCGGTGGTGAAACCAACCTCTGCTACAACGCCGTCGACCGGCATCTGGCCGACCGCCCGGACCAGCTCGCACTGGTCGCCATCTCCACCGAAACCAACAGCACCCGCGAAATCACCTATCGCCAGCTGTATCGCGAAGTGAACGACTTCGCCGCCGTGCTGAAGCACCTTGGCGTCGGCCACGGCGACCGCGTGGTGATCTACATGCCGAACATGGCCGAGGCCGTGTTCGCCATGCTTGCCTGTGCACGTATCGGTGCGGTGCACTCGGTGGTGTTCGGTGGCTTCGCTGCGCACAACCTCGCGCTGCGCATCGACGATGCCAAGCCGAAGCTGCTGATCGCTGCCGATGCCGGCATGCGTGGCGGCAAGCTCATTCCGTACAAGGCGATGGTCGATGCCGCCTGCGCCGAAGCCAGCAGTCCGCCGCCGCACGTGCTGATCGTTTCGCGCGGGCTGGACCCGGCCGAGCCACGCATCGAAGGGCGCGACGTCGAGTACGCCACCCTGCGTGCGCAGATCGGGCAGACCGATGTGCCGGTGCAATGGCTGGAATCGAGCGAGCCCAGCTACCTGCTGTATACCTCCGGCACCACCGGCAAGCCGAAGGGCGTGCAGCGCGATGTCGGTGGCTATGCGGTGGCGATGGCACAGTCGATGCAGACCGTGTTCGACTGCAAGCCGGGACAGGTGATGTTCTCCACCTCCGATGTCGGCTGGGCCGTGGGCCATTCCTACAACGTGTATGGCCCGTTGATCGGCGGCTGCACCTCGCTGCTGTACGAAGGGCTGCCGACCAACCCCGATCCGGGCATCTGGTGGGCGCTGTGCGAGCAGTACAACGTGCGCACCATGTTCTCTTCGCCGACGGCGATCCGCGTGCTGAAGAAGCACGATGCCGATTTCATCCACCGTCACGACCTGGATGCGCTGAAGTATCTGTTCCTGGCCGGCGAGCCGCTGGATGAACCGACCGCACACTGGATCAGCGACGCGCTGGGCAAGCCGATCATCGACAACTACTGGCAGACCGAAACCGGTTGGCCGGCATTGACCCTGCTGCCTGGGCTGGACATGAAGCCGGTGCGGTTCGGCTCGCCCGGGTTCCCCAATCTCGGCTACCGGATGAAGGTGATCGACGAGAACACCGGTGAAGAGGTGGCTGCCGGGCAGAAGGGTGTGCTGGTGATGACGCCGCCGTTGCCGCCGGGCTGCATGAGCACGGTCTGGAATGACGACAGCCGCTTCCTGCAGAGCTACTTCAGCCACTTCAAGGAACTGCTGTACAGCTCGCTGGACTGGGCCATCCGCGATGACGATGGCTATACCTTCATCCTCGGCCGCACCGACGATGTGATCAACGTGGCCGGGCACCGTCTGGGCACGCGTGAGATCGAAGAGGCCATCTCCAGTCACCCGCGCGTGGCCGAGGCAGCGGTGATCGGGGTGAAGGACGAATTGAAGGGGCAGGTGCCGCTGGTGTTCGTCACCCTCAAGCAGGGGCTCGATGGCGAAGACCCGGCCGCAGTGGTGGCCGAGATGATGGCTACGGTGACCACCTCGCTGGGTGCGGTGGCGCGACCGGCGCACATCCATGTGGTCAACGCGCTGCCCAAGACCCGTTCGGGCAAGCTGCTGCGTCGCTCGCTGCAGGCATTGGCCGAGCAGCGCGACCCCGGCGACCTGTCGACGCTGGACGACCCGGGCGCGCTGGAAGAGATCCGCCGCGCGCTGGGACGCTGATCGGGGTGGTAGCGCCGGGCCATGCCCGGCGAGCGCAAAGCGCGGAAAAGCCGCCAGGGATGGCCTGGCGCTACCCAGGCCTGCCAGGACATGCGCTAAGCTCCGCCTGTCATCGACCTGCAACACGCGGCACGCGCCGGGGAACGCGCGTGCCGCCCGGGGATGGCGAACAGGGGGGCGTGCCCGCAAGGGCGTGCATGCGTATCGCATCGTGGGAAGGGGGAGCTATGGCACTGCTGCACGCCAAGACGGCCGCTGGCCGCCAGGAAATCGAAGATCGTGCCCGGCGCCTGCCGGCGGCGCTGCGTTCGATCCTGTTGATGGTTGACGGCCAGCGTGATGAAAGCGAACTGCGCGGCTTGTTCGAAGGACTGCGCGCGCCGCCGGATGCGCTGCAGCAGCTGGCTGCACTGGGCCTGATCGAAGTGGTCGGCGGCAGGGCCGAACCTGTGCCGCAGCGCGGGCTGTGCAGCGGCCGTGAGCAGGATCCGGCGCTGTACCAGCAGTTGTACGACGCGATGAGCGATGCCGTGCGCCGCCATCTGGGCCTGAAAGGCTACTTCATGCAGTTGAAGATCGAGCGCTGTACCGACGCGGTCGCCCTGGAAAAACTGTGCCCGGAAATGATCGCCGCGATCGGCAAGGCACGCAGCCCGGCGCTGGCCCAGCGCTGGTGGCAGGAGATCCAGATCTCGATGGCACCGGTCACTGCCGAGGTCGTGCCCGGCTGACGCGCGGGGTAAAGTGGTCCGCTCTTTTTCCGCCCAGGAGCCCCGCATGCAGGACGACACCGATACCCCCGGTTGGGATGCGATCAATGCCGCGCTGGCACCGCTGTACGCCGGCCAGGAGCCGCGTCACTTCGGTACCGCGCTGCCGTACACGCTGGGTGGCCAGGATCCGCTCGACGGCATCAGCGTGTACTGGGCCGAATCACCGGGTCCGCATTGGCACTACGTCACCTACGGTCTGTCAGAGCTGTATGCAAAAGAGAGCAGTGATGCGGCCACCAGTGGCTATGGTTTCGAGCTGACGTTCCGCCTGGCTGCGGACAAGGGGGAGGATGCAGGCAGCACGCCGCCTGCGTGGCCGATGAACCTGCTGCAGAATCTGGCGCGCTATGTATTCAGCAGCGGCAATGTGTTCGAGGATGGCCACCACCTCAACGCCAATGGCCCGATCGCGCTGGAGACCGACACCCGTCTCTGCCATCTGGCATTCGTTGCCGATCCGCAGCTGCCACCGCGCGACACCGCCAATGGACATTTGCAGTTCCTTCAGGTGGTGGGGCTGACCGACGAGGAAACGGACGCGATCAAGCGCTGGTCCACGCGCGGTGTCCTGCAGGTGCTTGAGGAAGCGATGCCGCTGTGGATCACCGATCTGCATCGCGGCAATCTGCTGGACGATCCGGCGCTGGCCGCGCGGGTGGAGGCCGGCAGCGAGCGTGAGGGATCCAGTACCGGCATGTTGTTCATCGAGACGCTGGACTGGCGGCAGACGGCGGGTATCACCACGCTGGTGCTGGGGGCCGGGCAGGTCGGCAGTGTGGGTGAGCTGCTGCCACTGCGCCTGCGCCACGGCAAGGCACTGACGCTGGTCAGCCGCGAACGGCAATGGGAGTTCATGCCGGCCACCGATGGCGCGGTCGCGGTCGAGGACGACAACGTGCGCTGGATACTGGATGAGGCGGCGTTGCAGGCCTGGCATGGCGTGCGGCCGCAACGCGGGACCTACCCGGTGTCGAGTACGTTGCAGGTTGAAGTGGTGCCGACGTTCCTGCGCGATGCGAAGGGCGAAGTGATCCGCGAAATCGGCTGACCGCGCCGATGGCACCGATGGGGTCGGAGCCGCCTGCTGCGCAGACGTATCCGACCCCGGTTCCATCAGGCCAGCCCTTCGGCCTTCAGCACCGCCTGCACGCCCGGATCGGCGTCCATGCGCGCCTTGTAGGCGGCCAGGTTGTCCAGGCCCGACAGGTCGACCTTGGTGCCGGCCGCCCAGCGCAGGGTGATGTAGAAGTAGGGATCGGCGAAGCTGCGGAAGCCGGCCAGCCAAGGCTTGTCGGCCAGCTGCCTGTCGGCGGTCTCGAACAGGGCGCGCAGGCGCTTGTGCGCGGCGGCGCGGATCGCGTCGTACTGGCCTTCATCGGCGATGAACTTGCCCGGCGCGAACAGTGGCGAGAACGCCGGGTGCACGTCGGAGTTGACGAAGGCCAGCCAGCGGGTGGCTTCAGCGCGCTGGCG
This region includes:
- the prpE gene encoding propionate--CoA ligase produces the protein MNYEETYRRSIDEPEAFWGEEAKRIHWHTPPQQVLDYSNPPFRRWFVGGETNLCYNAVDRHLADRPDQLALVAISTETNSTREITYRQLYREVNDFAAVLKHLGVGHGDRVVIYMPNMAEAVFAMLACARIGAVHSVVFGGFAAHNLALRIDDAKPKLLIAADAGMRGGKLIPYKAMVDAACAEASSPPPHVLIVSRGLDPAEPRIEGRDVEYATLRAQIGQTDVPVQWLESSEPSYLLYTSGTTGKPKGVQRDVGGYAVAMAQSMQTVFDCKPGQVMFSTSDVGWAVGHSYNVYGPLIGGCTSLLYEGLPTNPDPGIWWALCEQYNVRTMFSSPTAIRVLKKHDADFIHRHDLDALKYLFLAGEPLDEPTAHWISDALGKPIIDNYWQTETGWPALTLLPGLDMKPVRFGSPGFPNLGYRMKVIDENTGEEVAAGQKGVLVMTPPLPPGCMSTVWNDDSRFLQSYFSHFKELLYSSLDWAIRDDDGYTFILGRTDDVINVAGHRLGTREIEEAISSHPRVAEAAVIGVKDELKGQVPLVFVTLKQGLDGEDPAAVVAEMMATVTTSLGAVARPAHIHVVNALPKTRSGKLLRRSLQALAEQRDPGDLSTLDDPGALEEIRRALGR
- a CDS encoding RluA family pseudouridine synthase is translated as MILLHYIDDALLVAEKPAGLLSVPGRSAENQDCVVARLQVVYADALTVHRLDQVTSGLLLHARGKDMQVALSMQFEKRQVGKRYEAIVQGLLEDDAGEVDLPLIVDWPNRPKQMVDHERGKPALTRWRVLSRDTEAQRTRVELEPVTGRSHQLRLHMASLGHPIVGDVLYGAEAAQRVCLHARKLQFTHPVTGEALAFESTTPF
- a CDS encoding glutathione S-transferase N-terminal domain-containing protein; its protein translation is MKLYSKPGACSTADHIALQWTGQPFEVELLNKDTLKGPEFLKINPAGAVPAIVDGDFVLVQNAAIMGYIADSYPQAGLGGDGSPRQRAEATRWLAFVNSDVHPAFSPLFAPGKFIADEGQYDAIRAAAHKRLRALFETADRQLADKPWLAGFRSFADPYFYITLRWAAGTKVDLSGLDNLAAYKARMDADPGVQAVLKAEGLA
- a CDS encoding suppressor of fused domain protein; translation: MQDDTDTPGWDAINAALAPLYAGQEPRHFGTALPYTLGGQDPLDGISVYWAESPGPHWHYVTYGLSELYAKESSDAATSGYGFELTFRLAADKGEDAGSTPPAWPMNLLQNLARYVFSSGNVFEDGHHLNANGPIALETDTRLCHLAFVADPQLPPRDTANGHLQFLQVVGLTDEETDAIKRWSTRGVLQVLEEAMPLWITDLHRGNLLDDPALAARVEAGSEREGSSTGMLFIETLDWRQTAGITTLVLGAGQVGSVGELLPLRLRHGKALTLVSRERQWEFMPATDGAVAVEDDNVRWILDEAALQAWHGVRPQRGTYPVSSTLQVEVVPTFLRDAKGEVIREIG